The following are encoded in a window of Geobacter metallireducens GS-15 genomic DNA:
- a CDS encoding DUF4212 domain-containing protein — MEHDREWYDVNIFRPRKGYMTGEVVIILFVLLGWAVANFGVQAILWLLSETPQGEGILTRLTFLSFPWHFWFTAQFLPLWFIILCILFNIYIDRHTEQHSRRKDRSHD; from the coding sequence ATGGAGCATGATCGCGAGTGGTACGACGTCAACATCTTTCGTCCCCGGAAGGGGTACATGACCGGCGAGGTGGTGATCATCCTCTTCGTCCTCCTTGGCTGGGCTGTGGCCAACTTCGGCGTCCAGGCCATCCTCTGGCTCCTCTCCGAAACTCCCCAGGGGGAGGGTATCCTGACTCGCCTCACCTTCCTTTCGTTCCCCTGGCATTTCTGGTTCACGGCCCAGTTTCTCCCCCTCTGGTTCATCATTCTCTGCATCCTCTTCAATATTTACATCGACCGGCACACGGAGCAGCACAGCAGAAGGAAGGATCGAAGCCATGACTGA
- the truD gene encoding tRNA pseudouridine(13) synthase TruD yields MSGEKRYLTAGLPGTGGTIKETADDFVVEEIPLYLPCGEGEHVYALIEKRGVTTLDAIRRLARALKLSERDVGYAGMKDARGVTRQTVSLPRMKPEEVLALELPGIRILSAERHRNKLKLGHLAGNRFRIRVRGVVSDAVARAEAILAVLERRGVPNRFGEQRYGAQGNSHLIGRAMLAGDWCAAVDLLMGDPAKVTGEAWRSAIEAYQRGELEESQRLFPGHCRTERDVIQRLVKRPDDFEGAFRAVNPRLRKLYLSACQSALFDHVVEARLDSLDTVQEGDLAWKHANGACFLVTDPAAEAPRAEHFEISPTGPLFGCRMMMPEGEEGALERSLLAAEGVEPASFDLPGGLRMEGERRPLRVPLGDPRASADADGLVLEFSLPKGSYATAVLREVMKGGRPD; encoded by the coding sequence GTGAGCGGCGAGAAGCGCTATCTGACCGCCGGCCTCCCCGGCACCGGAGGCACCATCAAGGAGACCGCCGACGATTTCGTGGTGGAGGAGATTCCCCTCTACCTCCCCTGTGGCGAGGGAGAGCACGTCTACGCCCTCATCGAGAAGCGGGGGGTGACGACCCTGGACGCCATCCGCCGCCTGGCCCGGGCACTGAAGCTCTCCGAGCGGGACGTGGGGTATGCGGGCATGAAGGATGCCCGGGGGGTGACCCGCCAGACCGTGTCGCTCCCCCGGATGAAGCCCGAGGAGGTGCTCGCCCTGGAGCTTCCCGGCATCCGCATTCTCTCCGCGGAACGGCACCGGAACAAGCTGAAGCTGGGGCACCTGGCGGGAAACCGGTTTCGGATCCGAGTCAGGGGGGTGGTGTCCGACGCCGTGGCCCGGGCCGAGGCGATCCTGGCGGTGCTGGAACGGCGCGGCGTCCCCAACCGCTTCGGGGAGCAGCGCTACGGTGCCCAGGGGAACAGCCATCTCATCGGCCGGGCCATGCTGGCCGGCGACTGGTGCGCTGCGGTGGATCTCCTCATGGGCGATCCGGCAAAGGTTACGGGGGAGGCATGGCGGAGCGCCATCGAGGCGTACCAACGAGGGGAACTGGAGGAGAGCCAGCGCCTCTTCCCGGGCCACTGCCGCACCGAGCGGGACGTCATCCAGCGTCTCGTGAAGCGCCCCGACGACTTCGAGGGGGCCTTCCGCGCGGTCAATCCCCGGCTCAGGAAGCTCTACCTCTCCGCCTGCCAGTCGGCTCTTTTCGACCACGTGGTGGAGGCCCGGCTCGACTCCCTCGACACCGTCCAGGAGGGTGATCTGGCCTGGAAGCACGCCAACGGCGCCTGTTTCCTGGTAACGGACCCCGCGGCCGAAGCGCCACGGGCGGAGCACTTCGAGATCTCCCCCACCGGACCCCTCTTCGGCTGCCGGATGATGATGCCCGAGGGTGAAGAGGGGGCGCTGGAACGGTCGCTTCTGGCGGCCGAAGGGGTGGAGCCGGCCAGCTTCGACCTCCCCGGCGGGCTCCGGATGGAGGGGGAGCGGCGACCCCTTCGGGTTCCCCTGGGGGATCCGCGGGCTTCCGCGGACGCTGACGGGCTGGTGCTGGAGTTCTCGCTTCCCAAGGGGAGCTACGCCACGGCAGTCCTGCGGGAGGTCATGAAGGGGGGTAGGCCGGATTGA
- the trmB gene encoding tRNA (guanosine(46)-N7)-methyltransferase TrmB encodes MQRMIEISSPFFLNPDELSTPADWAAVFGNANPLALEIGCGIGDFIARTAADNPGTNYIAIDFYNKGCDKTCRRLERLAIPNVRVVRDEARKFIVERIPKGSLCAVHINCPDPWPKMRHRKRRLVNREFAAFIREYLAPGGDFYFATDFDDYGIDVAEFMPGVEGYANMLAPDRYRHELEGYHLSKYMMKFMAEGKRIYFVHYRKTAEGAA; translated from the coding sequence ATGCAGCGCATGATCGAAATCTCTTCACCCTTTTTCCTGAACCCTGACGAACTGTCAACGCCCGCCGATTGGGCCGCCGTCTTCGGCAACGCCAATCCCCTGGCCCTGGAGATCGGCTGCGGCATCGGCGACTTCATCGCCAGGACAGCCGCCGACAACCCCGGCACCAACTATATCGCCATCGACTTTTACAACAAGGGGTGCGACAAGACCTGCCGCCGCCTCGAACGGCTGGCTATTCCCAACGTCCGGGTCGTGCGGGACGAGGCCCGCAAGTTCATCGTCGAGCGCATTCCCAAGGGTTCCCTCTGTGCCGTCCACATCAACTGTCCCGACCCGTGGCCCAAGATGCGCCACCGCAAGCGCCGCCTCGTGAACCGGGAGTTTGCGGCGTTCATCCGCGAGTATCTGGCACCGGGGGGCGATTTCTACTTTGCCACCGACTTCGATGACTACGGCATCGACGTGGCGGAGTTCATGCCGGGAGTGGAGGGGTACGCGAATATGCTCGCCCCGGACCGTTACCGCCACGAGTTGGAAGGGTACCATCTCTCCAAGTACATGATGAAGTTCATGGCCGAGGGGAAGCGGATCTACTTCGTCCACTACCGGAAAACGGCAGAGGGGGCAGCGTGA
- a CDS encoding DEAD/DEAH box helicase yields the protein MKFTDLNLPELVQRGIADTGFTDCTPIQEKTLPLALSGKDVAGQAQTGTGKTAAFLISLFTRLLKNPTEGETRNPRALILAPTRELVVQIEKDAQALGAHCGFVIQAIYGGVDYMKQRSALKEGADVVVGTPGRLIDYLKQKVYSLKEIEVLVIDEADRMFDMGFIADLRFILRRLPPFDKRQNLMFSATLNQRVMELAYEFMNVPEKVAVTPEQMTAERVEQVLYHVGRKEKFPLLLGLLRKKGMERTMIFVNTKREAEFLDERLNANDFPCRVISGDVEQRKRMRILEDFKNGKLPIMIATDVASRGLHIDGVSHVINYDLPQDAEDYVHRIGRTARAGAEGKAISMADEDGAFHLEAIHEYIKDKIPVEWAEDDLFVHDFKRVKPKPKGHETRAKGPTRHGRKHPEGEKKEGEGEAKKRRRGPRKKPAGEKPKPE from the coding sequence ATGAAATTCACCGACTTAAACCTCCCCGAACTGGTGCAACGGGGTATCGCCGACACCGGCTTCACCGACTGCACCCCGATCCAGGAAAAGACCCTTCCCCTGGCCCTTTCCGGTAAGGATGTGGCCGGCCAGGCCCAGACCGGCACCGGCAAGACTGCAGCCTTTCTCATCAGCCTCTTCACCCGGCTCCTGAAGAACCCCACGGAGGGAGAAACCCGCAATCCGCGCGCCCTGATCCTGGCTCCCACCCGGGAGCTCGTCGTCCAGATCGAGAAGGACGCCCAGGCCCTCGGGGCCCACTGCGGCTTCGTGATCCAGGCCATCTACGGCGGCGTCGACTACATGAAGCAGCGGAGCGCCCTCAAGGAAGGGGCCGACGTGGTGGTCGGCACCCCGGGGCGCCTCATCGACTACCTGAAGCAGAAGGTCTACTCCCTCAAGGAGATCGAGGTGCTGGTCATCGACGAGGCGGACCGGATGTTCGATATGGGGTTCATCGCCGACCTCCGCTTCATCCTCCGGCGGCTCCCCCCCTTCGACAAACGCCAGAACCTCATGTTCTCCGCCACCCTCAACCAGCGGGTGATGGAACTGGCCTACGAGTTCATGAACGTCCCCGAAAAGGTGGCGGTCACCCCCGAGCAGATGACCGCCGAGCGGGTGGAGCAGGTCCTCTACCACGTGGGGCGCAAGGAGAAATTCCCGCTCCTCCTGGGCCTCCTGCGCAAGAAGGGGATGGAGCGGACCATGATCTTCGTCAACACCAAGCGGGAGGCGGAGTTCCTGGACGAGCGGCTTAATGCCAACGACTTCCCCTGTCGGGTCATCTCCGGCGACGTGGAGCAGCGCAAGCGGATGAGGATTCTGGAGGACTTCAAGAACGGCAAGCTCCCGATCATGATCGCCACCGACGTCGCCTCCCGCGGCCTCCACATCGACGGGGTCTCCCACGTCATCAACTACGACCTTCCCCAGGACGCCGAGGACTACGTCCACCGCATCGGCCGCACCGCCCGGGCCGGCGCCGAGGGAAAGGCGATCTCCATGGCCGATGAGGACGGCGCCTTCCACCTGGAGGCGATCCACGAGTACATCAAGGACAAAATCCCGGTTGAATGGGCCGAGGACGACCTCTTCGTCCACGACTTCAAGCGGGTGAAACCGAAGCCCAAGGGGCACGAGACCCGAGCCAAGGGGCCGACCCGCCACGGCCGGAAGCACCCGGAAGGGGAGAAGAAAGAGGGAGAAGGGGAGGCGAAGAAGCGCCGCCGCGGGCCCCGGAAGAAACCGGCGGGGGAGAAGCCGAAGCCGGAATAG
- a CDS encoding ABC transporter permease — protein sequence MTTLWQSLLIALRALRVNKMRALLTMLGIIIGIAAVIAMVAIGAGASKMISDQISSIGSNLLLVLPGSTTSGGLRTGAGGTPTLTYDDARAIKAECPSVENVAPTVRGSAQIVYGNQNWSTIVMGCTPEMVVVRDWSLTTGRNISLSDVDGATKNCLIGQTVAENLFGDADPIGKIIRIKKIPFTVIGILDHKGQSPQGTDQDDVIFVPLRTAQRKLFGSQFPNTVGAMMIQAKSADVLKKAEEEVTALLDQRHRIGPSRERDFTVRNLSEILAVSEQSSKVMSILLGAVASISLVVGGIGIMNIMLVSVTERTREIGIRMAIGAKQRDILLQFLTEAVLLTTAGGIIGMGLGVAGAMAVSKIMQWPTLISTQAIIIAFLFSAGVGVFFGFYPARKAANLNPIEALRYE from the coding sequence ATGACGACCCTCTGGCAAAGTCTCCTGATCGCCCTCCGGGCGCTGCGGGTCAACAAGATGCGGGCACTCCTGACCATGCTTGGCATCATCATCGGGATCGCCGCCGTCATCGCCATGGTGGCCATTGGTGCCGGGGCGAGCAAGATGATCTCCGACCAGATCTCCAGCATCGGGAGCAACCTCCTCCTGGTCCTTCCCGGCTCCACCACCAGCGGGGGGCTGCGGACCGGGGCCGGCGGCACCCCGACCCTCACCTACGACGACGCCCGGGCCATCAAGGCGGAATGCCCGTCGGTGGAGAATGTGGCCCCTACGGTGCGGGGCTCGGCCCAGATCGTCTACGGCAATCAGAACTGGTCCACCATCGTCATGGGGTGCACCCCCGAGATGGTCGTCGTCCGGGACTGGTCCCTGACAACCGGCAGAAACATCTCTCTGTCCGATGTGGACGGCGCCACCAAGAACTGTCTCATTGGCCAGACCGTGGCCGAGAACCTTTTCGGCGATGCTGATCCCATCGGCAAGATCATCCGGATCAAGAAGATACCGTTCACCGTCATCGGGATACTGGACCACAAGGGGCAGTCTCCCCAGGGGACAGATCAGGACGACGTGATCTTCGTGCCGCTGCGCACTGCCCAGCGCAAGCTCTTCGGCAGCCAGTTCCCCAACACGGTGGGCGCCATGATGATCCAGGCGAAAAGCGCCGATGTTCTCAAAAAGGCCGAGGAAGAGGTGACCGCGCTCCTGGACCAGCGCCACCGGATCGGTCCGAGCCGGGAGCGGGACTTCACGGTGCGCAACCTGTCGGAGATCCTCGCGGTATCGGAACAGTCCTCCAAGGTCATGTCGATCCTCCTGGGGGCCGTGGCCTCCATCTCCCTGGTCGTCGGCGGCATCGGCATCATGAACATCATGCTTGTCTCGGTCACGGAGCGGACCCGGGAGATCGGCATCCGGATGGCCATCGGCGCCAAACAACGGGACATCCTCCTCCAGTTCCTGACCGAGGCGGTGCTCCTCACCACGGCGGGGGGGATCATCGGCATGGGGCTCGGGGTGGCGGGGGCCATGGCGGTCTCGAAGATCATGCAGTGGCCGACCCTGATCTCCACGCAGGCAATCATCATCGCTTTCCTCTTCTCCGCCGGCGTCGGCGTCTTCTTCGGCTTCTACCCGGCCCGCAAGGCGGCCAACCTGAACCCCATCGAGGCGCTGCGGTACGAGTGA
- a CDS encoding ABC transporter ATP-binding protein: MGEVVKITDVTKVYTMGDQRVEALKGISFTVSQGEFVAIMGASGSGKSTCMNMLGCLDVPTSGEYLLEGVNVGGLSRNELAEIRNTKIGFVFQGFNLLARTTARENVELPLVYAHVSAAARRERALAALERVGLAGRADHYSNQLSGGQQQRVAIARALVNEPAIIMADEPTGNLDSRTTVEIMAIFQELNRHGITILMVTHEPDVAAFTGRHLVFRDGTIIADSPNASPAVASPAQGEAP; encoded by the coding sequence ATGGGCGAGGTGGTCAAAATAACCGACGTCACCAAGGTCTATACCATGGGAGACCAGCGGGTGGAGGCCCTGAAGGGGATATCCTTCACGGTCTCCCAAGGAGAGTTCGTCGCCATCATGGGGGCCTCGGGGAGCGGCAAGTCCACCTGCATGAACATGCTCGGCTGCCTCGATGTCCCGACCAGCGGCGAGTATCTCCTGGAGGGGGTGAATGTGGGAGGGCTCTCCCGCAATGAGCTGGCCGAGATCCGGAACACCAAGATCGGCTTCGTGTTCCAGGGATTCAACCTCCTGGCCCGGACCACGGCCCGGGAGAACGTGGAGCTGCCGCTGGTCTATGCTCATGTGTCGGCTGCGGCCCGCCGGGAGCGGGCCCTGGCGGCCCTGGAGCGGGTGGGGCTCGCCGGCCGGGCCGACCACTACTCGAACCAGCTCTCCGGGGGCCAGCAGCAGCGGGTGGCCATCGCCCGTGCCTTGGTGAACGAGCCGGCCATCATCATGGCCGACGAGCCCACCGGCAACCTCGACTCCCGGACCACCGTCGAGATCATGGCCATCTTCCAGGAACTGAACCGCCACGGCATCACCATCCTCATGGTCACCCACGAGCCGGATGTGGCTGCCTTCACCGGCCGCCATCTCGTCTTCCGGGACGGCACCATCATCGCCGATTCGCCGAACGCCTCCCCTGCCGTGGCGTCGCCGGCCCAGGGAGAGGCCCCATGA
- a CDS encoding efflux RND transporter periplasmic adaptor subunit yields the protein MKKFLIPAAAVLVVAGVAAYFTLNKKPETVFKTAKIERGDIVSTVSATGNLAAVVTVQVGTQVSGTIQKLFVDYNSPVKKGQVIAQIDPSLFSAQVEQTRGNYLNAQANLQRVRADLADARRNQERNRQLLKDGVVSQSDFDAADNRYQMAQATVKAAEGSVAQTRGAFSQSETNLRYATIRSPVDGIVVSRNVDVGQTVAASFQTPTLFTIAQDLTRMEIDTSVDEADISRVQVGQPVSFTVDSYPENRFTGTVRQVRNAPVVTQNVVTYVVVIDVDNKDMKLKPGMTANVSIETARKDNVLKLPSAALRFRPKKGGDEKAAKGQQAGQEQRRKKREGGQQVYILGAENKPVPVPVKTGIGNDGQVELVSGNLKENDQVIIEQVTPQQKKAGGMGGSMGPRF from the coding sequence ATGAAGAAATTCCTCATCCCCGCCGCTGCCGTCCTCGTGGTGGCCGGCGTTGCCGCGTACTTTACCCTGAACAAAAAGCCGGAAACTGTGTTCAAGACCGCCAAGATCGAGCGGGGGGATATTGTCTCCACTGTCTCCGCCACCGGCAACCTTGCCGCCGTGGTGACGGTACAGGTGGGTACCCAGGTTTCCGGCACCATCCAGAAGCTCTTTGTGGACTACAACTCGCCGGTGAAAAAGGGGCAGGTCATCGCCCAGATCGATCCTTCCCTGTTTTCGGCCCAGGTGGAGCAGACCCGGGGAAACTACCTGAACGCCCAGGCCAACCTCCAGAGGGTGAGGGCTGATCTGGCAGATGCCCGGCGCAACCAGGAGCGGAACCGCCAGCTCCTCAAGGACGGCGTCGTCTCCCAGAGCGATTTTGACGCCGCCGACAACCGCTACCAGATGGCCCAGGCCACCGTGAAAGCAGCCGAGGGAAGCGTGGCCCAGACCCGCGGCGCCTTCAGCCAGTCGGAGACCAACCTCCGCTATGCCACCATCCGTTCGCCCGTGGACGGCATCGTCGTCTCCCGCAACGTGGACGTGGGGCAGACCGTGGCCGCCTCGTTCCAGACCCCGACCCTCTTCACCATCGCCCAGGACCTGACCCGCATGGAGATCGACACCAGCGTGGACGAGGCCGACATCAGCCGGGTGCAGGTGGGGCAGCCGGTCAGCTTCACCGTGGACTCCTATCCCGAGAACCGCTTCACCGGCACCGTCCGCCAGGTGCGCAACGCACCGGTGGTCACCCAGAACGTCGTGACCTACGTGGTGGTGATCGACGTGGACAACAAGGACATGAAGCTCAAGCCGGGGATGACCGCCAATGTCAGCATCGAGACCGCCCGCAAGGACAATGTCCTGAAGCTCCCTTCCGCTGCGCTCCGGTTCCGGCCCAAGAAGGGGGGTGATGAGAAGGCGGCGAAGGGACAGCAGGCTGGCCAGGAGCAGCGGAGGAAAAAGCGGGAAGGTGGGCAGCAGGTCTACATCCTGGGGGCGGAGAACAAGCCGGTTCCGGTGCCGGTTAAGACCGGCATCGGCAACGATGGGCAGGTGGAACTGGTTTCCGGGAACCTCAAGGAAAACGACCAGGTGATCATCGAACAGGTTACCCCGCAGCAGAAAAAAGCGGGCGGCATGGGCGGATCCATGGGGCCGAGGTTCTAG
- a CDS encoding IS4-like element ISGme2 family transposase encodes MHTGPTVFKQLLQFLPRYEFNLCVRRHRGEYREKKFSTYDQFLCLAYAQMAGRESLRDIETCLNSHQEKLYHIGFRGDVSRTTLADANERRDWRIFQDFGHVLIGIAQQLYQADAIAVELTQPLYAFDSTTIDLCLTLFPWAEFRKTKAAVKMHTLIDLRGPIPTWVTITTGKVHDVRMLDHLPVAKDAIYTMDRGYVDFARLHSIHKQGAFFVVRAKDNLKCQRLYSHPKDKESGVRADQIITLVTQKSKKGYPEKLRRVSYVDKERNKRLVFLTNNFEIPAATVAAIYKQRWQVELFFKWIKQHLRIKSFIGTSVNAVKSQIWVALCIYLLVAITKKKLGVPCSLYTFLQILEVNLFEKKPISSLVAEALKRNADYPERNQLNLFNY; translated from the coding sequence ATGCACACCGGTCCGACCGTTTTCAAACAACTTCTGCAGTTTCTGCCCCGGTACGAATTCAATCTCTGCGTTCGCCGACACCGTGGCGAGTATCGGGAGAAGAAGTTCTCGACCTATGACCAGTTCCTCTGCCTGGCTTATGCCCAGATGGCTGGCCGTGAGAGCTTGCGGGATATCGAGACCTGCCTGAACTCCCACCAGGAGAAGCTGTACCACATCGGCTTTCGTGGTGATGTCTCCCGCACGACCCTTGCCGACGCGAACGAGCGCAGGGACTGGCGTATCTTCCAAGACTTCGGTCATGTACTGATCGGCATAGCTCAGCAGCTGTACCAGGCTGATGCCATCGCCGTTGAGCTTACGCAACCGCTCTACGCCTTTGACTCGACCACTATCGACCTGTGCCTTACGCTGTTCCCATGGGCCGAGTTCCGCAAAACCAAGGCGGCGGTCAAGATGCATACGCTCATTGATCTGCGTGGTCCCATTCCAACCTGGGTCACTATTACCACTGGCAAGGTCCACGATGTCAGGATGCTGGACCATCTGCCGGTTGCAAAGGATGCCATTTACACGATGGACAGAGGGTATGTCGATTTTGCCCGGCTCCACTCCATCCACAAGCAGGGAGCATTCTTCGTAGTTCGGGCAAAGGACAACCTGAAATGCCAGCGGTTATATTCCCATCCGAAGGACAAGGAATCAGGTGTACGGGCAGACCAGATTATCACCCTGGTGACGCAGAAGTCGAAAAAGGGGTATCCGGAGAAACTGCGCCGGGTCAGCTATGTTGACAAAGAACGGAACAAGCGACTCGTATTTCTCACGAACAACTTCGAGATTCCGGCAGCGACGGTGGCTGCGATTTACAAGCAGCGCTGGCAGGTGGAGCTGTTTTTCAAATGGATCAAACAGCACCTGCGGATCAAGTCGTTCATCGGAACGTCAGTCAATGCCGTGAAGAGCCAGATATGGGTTGCCTTGTGCATCTATCTGCTGGTGGCGATCACGAAAAAGAAGTTGGGGGTTCCGTGTTCGCTCTACACTTTTCTACAGATTCTGGAGGTCAACTTGTTCGAGAAAAAGCCCATTTCATCGCTGGTTGCGGAGGCTCTCAAGCGAAATGCTGATTATCCTGAGCGCAACCAACTGAACTTATTCAACTATTAA
- a CDS encoding DUF362 domain-containing protein, translating into MRHAVAIERAGDYQSDVVRPALDRLLEPFGGMASFVKPGERVLLKPNMLAAKEPERAVTTHPELLRQVIGLVREAGGIPLVGDSPGVGGIRRVAERSGILAVVEETGAEFIPFDETVTVRGKGLFREFQIARPYLEADRLINLPKLKTHEMMTMTCAVKNLFGAVVGAAKAGWHLKAGADRELFARMLLEIYLLRRPDLTIVDGILAMEGDGPGSGDPRLCGLLLAGTNPVAVDVIAAELAGIPKKLLWVERAAEKLGIEGWDRATIDTRGVPVDEAKVSPFRLPHISDVQFGLPRFLKNRLRHYLTSRPCGNPEACTLCGICRDACPPGAITIQDGKLAFDYHACIRCFCCRELCPEGALGVREGALLKMIKKCV; encoded by the coding sequence GTGAGGCACGCCGTCGCCATCGAGCGGGCCGGGGATTACCAGTCCGACGTGGTCAGGCCTGCTCTGGACCGCCTTCTCGAACCCTTTGGGGGGATGGCCTCCTTCGTCAAGCCTGGGGAGAGGGTTCTTCTCAAGCCGAACATGCTTGCTGCGAAGGAGCCGGAGCGGGCGGTCACGACTCACCCGGAGCTGCTCCGGCAGGTGATCGGGCTCGTGCGGGAGGCGGGTGGGATTCCCCTCGTGGGTGACTCCCCCGGCGTCGGCGGCATCCGGCGGGTGGCGGAGCGAAGCGGTATCCTTGCCGTGGTGGAGGAGACCGGGGCCGAGTTCATCCCCTTTGACGAGACGGTGACGGTACGGGGCAAGGGGCTCTTTCGGGAGTTCCAGATCGCCCGCCCCTATCTGGAGGCGGACCGCCTCATCAACCTCCCCAAGCTCAAAACCCACGAGATGATGACCATGACCTGCGCCGTGAAGAACCTCTTCGGCGCGGTGGTGGGGGCCGCCAAGGCGGGTTGGCACCTGAAGGCGGGGGCCGACCGGGAGCTCTTTGCCCGGATGCTCCTGGAGATCTATCTCTTGCGCAGGCCCGACCTGACCATCGTTGACGGCATCCTCGCCATGGAGGGGGACGGACCGGGAAGCGGCGACCCGCGCCTCTGCGGGCTCCTCCTCGCCGGGACGAACCCGGTGGCGGTGGATGTCATCGCCGCCGAACTGGCCGGCATCCCGAAGAAGCTCCTTTGGGTGGAGCGGGCCGCCGAGAAGCTCGGCATCGAGGGCTGGGACCGGGCCACCATCGACACCCGCGGCGTACCCGTTGACGAAGCGAAGGTTTCCCCCTTCCGTCTTCCCCACATTTCCGATGTCCAGTTCGGCCTTCCCCGCTTCCTCAAGAACCGGCTTCGCCACTACCTCACCTCGCGTCCCTGTGGCAATCCCGAGGCGTGCACCCTCTGCGGCATCTGTCGCGATGCCTGCCCCCCCGGGGCCATCACCATCCAGGACGGGAAGCTGGCTTTCGACTACCACGCCTGCATCCGCTGCTTCTGCTGCCGGGAACTCTGTCCCGAGGGGGCACTCGGCGTGCGGGAAGGGGCGCTCCTGAAAATGATTAAGAAATGTGTATAA
- a CDS encoding NAD(P)/FAD-dependent oxidoreductase, with amino-acid sequence MKRVVIIGMGFGGIRAARVLAGKGLDVVLVDRNNYHLFQPLLYQVGTAGLEQESIAYPVRAMAREWRGTRFHLAEVAGVDFPAREVVTGNGRIPYDYLIIGAGSVTNYFGLESVERHAFDLKELVDGERLRNHILTAFERAVVEPDPAKRRALMTFVIVGGGPTGVEFAGALMELVRYVLAKDYPELSVQAARVVLVEAFDRLLAAMPQELQVYTLEKLRAMGVEVLFNARVVDAEPERVILHDGAIIPAHTLFWSAGVKAAPLAATLGVTPKPGGRIPVEPDLTLAGHPEVYVIGDMAHLEQDGAALPMVAPVAMQMGTYAGEAIVAREKGETPKPFRYRDRGSMATIGRSAAVACAFGMKFRGFSAWLVWLLLHLYYLIGFRNRIVVMLNWIWYYWFHERQVRLITERVEE; translated from the coding sequence GTGAAACGGGTGGTTATTATCGGCATGGGGTTCGGCGGCATCAGGGCGGCCCGCGTGCTGGCAGGGAAGGGGCTCGACGTGGTGCTGGTGGACCGGAACAACTACCACCTCTTTCAGCCCCTCCTCTACCAGGTGGGGACGGCGGGCCTCGAGCAGGAATCCATCGCCTACCCGGTGCGGGCCATGGCCCGCGAATGGCGCGGCACCCGCTTCCACCTGGCGGAGGTGGCCGGGGTCGATTTCCCGGCCCGGGAGGTGGTGACCGGCAACGGCCGCATCCCTTACGACTATCTGATTATCGGCGCCGGGAGCGTCACCAACTACTTCGGCCTCGAATCGGTGGAGCGCCACGCCTTCGACCTGAAGGAACTGGTGGACGGGGAGCGGCTCCGCAACCATATCCTCACCGCCTTTGAACGGGCCGTGGTGGAGCCCGACCCGGCGAAGCGGCGGGCCCTCATGACCTTCGTCATCGTGGGTGGCGGACCCACCGGGGTGGAATTTGCCGGGGCACTCATGGAGCTCGTCCGCTACGTCCTGGCCAAGGATTACCCGGAGTTGAGCGTCCAGGCGGCCCGGGTGGTCCTCGTGGAGGCATTCGACCGGCTCCTGGCCGCCATGCCGCAGGAGCTGCAGGTGTACACCCTGGAGAAGCTCCGGGCCATGGGGGTGGAGGTCCTGTTCAACGCCCGGGTGGTGGATGCGGAGCCCGAGCGGGTCATCCTCCACGACGGCGCCATCATCCCGGCCCATACCCTCTTCTGGTCGGCGGGGGTCAAGGCTGCCCCCCTGGCCGCGACCCTCGGCGTCACCCCCAAGCCGGGGGGGCGGATTCCCGTGGAGCCGGACCTGACCCTTGCCGGTCATCCCGAAGTCTACGTCATCGGCGACATGGCGCACCTCGAGCAGGACGGCGCGGCGCTTCCCATGGTGGCGCCGGTGGCGATGCAGATGGGAACCTACGCCGGCGAGGCCATCGTGGCCCGGGAGAAGGGTGAAACTCCCAAACCGTTCCGCTACCGGGACCGGGGAAGCATGGCCACCATCGGCCGGAGTGCGGCGGTGGCGTGCGCCTTCGGCATGAAGTTCCGGGGCTTTTCGGCGTGGCTCGTCTGGCTACTCCTCCACCTTTACTACCTGATCGGCTTCCGCAACCGGATCGTCGTCATGCTCAACTGGATCTGGTACTACTGGTTCCACGAACGGCAGGTGCGGCTCATCACCGAGCGGGTGGAGGAGTGA